A region of Scleropages formosus chromosome 2, fSclFor1.1, whole genome shotgun sequence DNA encodes the following proteins:
- the LOC108931519 gene encoding cyclin-dependent kinase inhibitor 1B-like, with the protein MSNVRLSNGSPPLERMDARLSEISKPATCRVLFGVPDRQELQREFRGHLRDMEETSRAKWNFEFAAHKPLPPGRYEWKAVDAKDVPGFYSRPHRTPDGTVDLNGNHSCAVVGGSSGAETPGYRRSDGRTEGSESPGFNRDQSAVQRKRAASDESSCQNKRSKTGSDEGSSQSNSDRSSPTEHTPRKRSPKEAQ; encoded by the exons ATGTCAAACGTGCGACTGTCGAATGGCAGCCCTCCGCTGGAGAGGATGGATGCGCGACTGTCGGAGATCTCCAAACCCGCTACCTGCCGGGTGCTGTTCGGGGTGCCGGACCGCCAAGAGTTACAGAGGGAGTTCAGGGGACATCTGCGGGATATGGAAGAGACGTCCCGCGCCAAATGGAACTTTGAATTCGCGGCACATAAGCCGCTCCCACCCGGGCGGTACGAATGGAAAGCCGTGGATGCTAAAGATGTGCCAGGCTTCTACAGCAGACCGCACCGAACGCCCGATGGCACCGTGGATCTAAACGGAAACCACAGCTGtgcggtggtgggggggtccTCCGGTGCGGAGACCCCCGGGTACAGGCGCTCTGACGGGAGAACGGAGGGCTCGGAGAGTCCGGGGTTCAACAGGGACCAGTCCGCGGTGCAGAGGAAAAGAGCAGCGAGCGACG AGTCCTCGTGTCAGAATAAAAGGTCCAAAACGGGTTCGGATGAAGGCAGCAGTCAGTCGAACTCGGATCGCTCCAGTCCGACCgaacacacacccaggaaaCGCAGTCCAAAAGAAGCGCAGTGA